From Xyrauchen texanus isolate HMW12.3.18 chromosome 36, RBS_HiC_50CHRs, whole genome shotgun sequence, one genomic window encodes:
- the LOC127629552 gene encoding cullin-5 isoform X2 produces MAMSNLLKNKGSLQFEDKWDLMRPIVLKLLRQESVTKQQWFDLFSDVHAVCLWDDKGPAKIHQALKEDILDFIKQAQARVLSHQDDTALLKAYIVEWRKFFTQCDILPKPFCQLEITLMGKQGSNKKSNVEDSIVRKLMLDTWNESIFSNIKSRLQDSAMKLVHAERLGEAFDSQLVIGVRESYVNLCSNPDDKLQIYRDNFEKAYLDSTERFYRTQAPSYLQQNGVQNYMKYADAKLREEEKRALRYLETRRECNSVQALMECCVNALVTSFKETILAECPGMIKRNETDKLHLMFSLMDKVPSGIDPMLKDLEEHIISAGLADMVAAAETITADSEKYVEQLLTLFNRFSKLVKEAFQDDPRFLTARDKAYKAVVNDATIFKLELPLKQKGVGLKTQPESKCPELLANYCDMLLRKTPLSKKLTSEEIELKLKEVLLVLKYVQNKDVFMRYHKAHLTRRLILDISADSEIEENMVEWLREVGMPADYVNKLARMFQDIKVSEDLNQVFKEMHKHNKLALPADSVNIKILNAGAWSRSSEKVFVSLPTELEDLIPEVEDFYKKNHSGRKLHWHHLMSNGIITFKNEVGQYDLEVTTFQLAVLFAWNQRPREKISFDNLKLATELPDAELRRTLWSLVAFPKLKRQVLLYEPQVSSPKDFTDSTLFFVNQEFSLIKNSKVQKRGKINLIGRLQLTTERMREEENEGIVQLRILRTQEAIIQIMKMRKKITNAQLQTELVEILKNMFLPQKKMIKEQIEWLIEHKYIKRDETDINTFIYMA; encoded by the exons AGAGTGCTCAGTCATCAAGATGACACGGCGCTCCTTAAGGCTTACATCGTGGAGTGGAGAAAGTTCTTCACGCAGTGTGACATACTGCCCAAACCGTTCTGCCAGCTGGAGATCACCCTGATGGGAAAACAGGGCAGCAATAAGAAATCCAATGTGGAGGACAGCATTGTTAGGAAG CTGATGCTGGACACTTGGAATGAATCCATATTCTCCAACATCAAAAGTAGACTGCAGGATAGTGCAATGAAGTTAGTTCATGCTGAACGTTTGGGAGAAGCGTTTGACTCGCAGTTGGTCATCGGGGTCAGAGAGTCTTATG TGAACTTGTGCTCCAATCCCGATGACAAGCTGCAGATCTACAGGGATAACTTTGAGAAAGCCTACCTAGACTCTACTGAGAGGTTCTACAGGACCCAGGCACCATCATACCTGCAACAAAATGGAGTACAAAACTACATGAAATAT GCAGACGCTAAGTTAAGGGAAGAGGAGAAACGTGCACTACGATATTTAGAGACTCGACGTGAATGTAACTCTGTACAAGCA CTTATGGAATGTTGTGTGAATGCACTGGTAACGTCATTTAAAGAAACAATCTTGGCTGAATGTCCAGGCATGATCAAACGGAATGAGACTGACA AGCTTCACCTCATGTTCTCGCTCATGGATAAAGTGCCCAGTGGGATAGACCCCATGCTGAAAGATCTGGAGGAGCACATTATCAGTGCTGGACTGGCAGACATGGTGGCTGCTGCTGAGACCATCACTGCT GACTCTGAGAAGTATGTGGAGCAACTTCTAACTCTGTTCAATCGCTTTAGTAAATTAGTGAAAGAAGCGTTCCAGGATGATCCACGATTCTTGACGGCCAGAGATAAA GCATACAAAGCAGTTGTAAATGATGCCACAATATTTAAGTTGGAGCTGCCATTGAAACAGAAGGG AGTGGGCCTCAAAACACAACCAGAGTCAAAGTGTCCAGAGCTGCTGGCCAACTATTGTGACATGCTGCTAAGAAAGACGCCACTTAGCAAAAAGCTGACTTCAGAGGAGATAGAGCTCAAGCTAAAGGAAGTG CTACTTGTGCTAAAATATGTCCAGAACAAGGATGTTTTCATGAGGTACCACAAAGCCCATCTGACAAGGCGTCTGATCCTGGACATCTCAGCGGACAGTGAAATTGAGGAGAACATGGTTGAGTGGCTGAGG GAAGTTGGTATGCCTGCTGACTATGTGAACAAACTGGCTAGAATGTTCCAGGACATCAAAGTTTCTGAAGATCTTAACCAGGTTTTCAAggaaatgcacaaacacaacAAGCTGGCTTTACCAG CGGACTCTGTGAACATAAAGATCTTGAATGCTGGAGCATGGTCACGTAGCTCAGAGAAGGTGTTTGTATCTTTGCCCACTGAGCTGGAAGATCTCATCCCTGAGGTGGAGGACTTCTACAAGAAGAACCACAGCGGCCGCAAGCTCCACTGGCACCACCTCATGTCCAATGGCATT ATCACTTTCAAGAATGAAGTTGGGCAGTATGACCTGGAGGTGACAACCTTTCAGTTAGCTGTACTTTTTGCCTGGAACCAAAGACCCAGAGAGAAGATCAGCTTTGATAATCTGAAACTTGCCACAGAGCTGCCTGATGCTGAACTGAGACGAACTCTCTGG tctctTGTTGCCTTCCCAAAGCTCAAACGCCAAGTGCTGTTATATGAACCTCAAGTGAGCTCTCCCAAAGACTTCACAGACAGTACATTGTTTTTCGTGAACCAGGAATTCTCCTTGAT AAAAAACTCCAAGGTTCAGAAGAGGGGTAAGATAAACCTGATTGGTCGATTGCAGTTGACGACAGAGCGAATGAGAGAAGAGGAGAATGAAGGCATTGTCCAGCTTAGAATATTAAGAACACAG GAGGCCATCATTCAAATCATGAAGATGCGTAAGAAGATCACGAACGCCCAGCTGCAGACAGAGCTGGTTGAGATCCTCAAGAACATGTTTCTCCCTCAAAAGAAGATGATCAAAGAACAGATCGAGTGGCTCATTGAGCACAAGTACATCAAGAGAGACGAGACGGACATTAACACCTTCATCTACATGGCATAA